Below is a genomic region from Drosophila kikkawai strain 14028-0561.14 chromosome X, DkikHiC1v2, whole genome shotgun sequence.
CAAAAGTGTCACACATTCATCATACGTTGTAACAGCCTCTCTTTCTCAGCCCTGTCCCTGCCCTGCCCTCGTCCTTCTGGCCAGTCACTGGTTACTGTCACTGGTCACCGGTCACCGGTCactggggttttttttttttttttccttatcCTCCTGCTGGTCCTGGCCAAGCTGCTGGAGGACGGCCGCGAGTTGGCCGCTTATTATTCGTACACAGTGAGAAAATAGGCTACTGAAGAGGTCTGTGTCAAGTttataagttaaataaaaccctttaaaaatatttaaaaaatataaaaaaattattcaaaaatatgtaaaacttagtttttatttaaaaaatttttaagttggCTTTTAAAGACTTTCCGTAGATATTTTCAGTGTGGCATGCCTTTAAGGGGGCGGTGCGGTTGCAAAACTATGGAAAAAGTGCAAAAAGGTCAGTAAATTAATGTGCAAAACGGGCGCTGGATAAACTTTGAATGtgctatgtgtgtgtgctggatgtgtgtgtgtgtgtgtgtgcgccggGAAAATACTGAGAAAAGCCATGGCGGGGGGGTTTGCTTTGAGTTACGGCCTCTTCTGTGCGCAAAAGGCACAAGTAAACAAACAGGCTCACGGATACACACAAGGACACTCGAAGgcaaacccacacacacacaacagacACACCCacaagcaaacacacacacaacacttTCATTTAGCTTCGAACACAAACACGTTTCAGATTTTACCAAAGGGTTATCGacggctaaaaaaaaaagaaaaaacgaaggaaggaataaaaaatatatacaaaataggCACAGTcgcatttatttttcaatttatgcgcccaagtataataataaattcgtTAGCTGAGCTGCATAAATTTACTTACCCCCCCAGTGGTACCCCTCCATTAAATTAGATATTAAATTTTCAACTAATAAAtcaatatgtaaataatttatacaaattgcAAATGTGCGTGGGATGATCGATTACGGCAAGTCACCATTTTGGCAACTGATTATATAGAGGGGgttacacacacgcacacatataTGAAGGTGGAAAATTACTTTCAAATTAGTTTCCCCAGGTGCGACACAGCTCAAACCCGAGTGATGAGCTTCAAGTCCTTTCACAAATATAACGacatatttcaaaaaaaataagtgaTGACTGAAATCTAGAGTTTAGGTTAAGTACTCCATTATGGATACTCAACGAATATGTTTTCAGTATTTCCAgaagcttttttattttaaatatattcaataaaACTAATAGCAGGAAATAGgtttttattcataatttaatattatttataaataaatactgaAGAGGTTATGACACTACTCCTGGTGTTGCTTTCAAGAATTTGGATTAGTAACAAATGTGTTATGTGGTTTTGTCACTGTCATGGAGagagaataataataattaatttaagaatttatttaaattgaataatttaccttacgattttattttttcaattttaaaataaaaaaaacgataAATTAGTAAAATACTTAAGGTGTTATGACACTGTGCCttttaatcataaaatatataatggaagtatagcaaaaaaaaaagggtaatcttaattataatttttttaattgattacacgttttattaattgttttaactatacattaattaaatatattttgttgtattattttaaaaatttaaaaagaatttaacaATGGCAATATAATATTGCCATCAATGGTTTTGTGGAGGCACAGATAcgggaaaaatattttgaagtttctatatttttatttatttttatatgtatttatttttatgtatttattttatttgtaattgaaaatatttcttttttttttattatacacattaattttttgattaaaaacttGAGCAATACCTGGCAAATCCCTTTTAGTTGCCAGTTTTTCTAGTGAAATGCAAATTCCTTGGCCAACGATCTATCAACTAACCGAGAGCGACGTGTCCAGTCTGGCTTATATTTGTGTCAAGATAGGTGGAGCGGGGGGTGGGGGGTGCCAGCAAGGACCTGGGCCAGGGACCAGAAGCTGGTAAAGGACGATGTTTGGGACCATAATTTAAACGAAGTTCTAATGGCACCCTAATGAAAACTTCATCGTTTTGTCAGATTCtcgaaaacaatttgcatagggacaaggacaaggacaaatAGCCATAAATCATTTAGCACTAAGACCCCTCTACAGCtatctctgtctctctctcttactTTCTTTCTCCCTTTCTCTTTTTATCTGCCATTCTCCCTTTCTTTGTTGCTATTTCTCTTCTGGTCTGTCCGTCTGCCTTCATTGTGCTTTTAATtccaattttaatttcacacCAAAACTCtgcttttcttgtttttcttttcgatATTCCCTAGGTTTTCCTACCGCTTCCCCCTGCCTCTGTTTCGTTGTCGCAATTTCTCTTTGAAAGTTTTCCCTTGTCCATGTCGTGTTGTGTCGTTCCGATTGCGGTGAATGATAATGAACGCAACTGGTCCATTGTTTGCCAGGGGATTTCATTTCGATTTTTCCCCTGCAGGGTACCCCGAATTTTCGCCTCCCCCTTTCTCACTCCCCCTGTTCCAATTAAAGACCCCAAAACTGCGGCAAAGGGTAAAGGTGAAGGTAAAAGTAAAGGTTAAAGGCAAAGGTAAATAAAACTCTGTACTCGATAATTAAGGGGGCacaataaatgtaataaatccGAGGGTTCAAAATCAAGGATttcaaaaatcaaatcaattagGGCGAGGTCAAGGTGGGAGATGAAAGGTAAAGGTGGCACaaacaaaaatgcaattaatccTGGCAAGTTAAGGGTCCGTTGTTCGCTGTAAAAGTAAACTATCGAGGGTACCAGCTAGACTTCCATTACCTCTACTAATTTTAGacttttcctgttttttttcctCCCCAAAGAACTCCTTGTGTATATTGATTACCTGATCTTTATTCAATTAGTATCCTTTAAATAGATGCTGCTCCCCGCAgagttaaacaaatttaattttaaagtgggGTCTAAATCCAAGATTTTGGGCTTAAATCGGAAACGGCGGCGGCAATGGCGGTCTTAAGTGCGATTAGGCAATTAAATatgaaacgaaacgaaaatgtATTTGGTTAGTCAGGCTGGCACAGCTCCTTGGTCCTTGGTCCCTGCACCCTGCTCCTTGGCACTCCTTCCTGGGGCCCTGCCTGTCGCTCTGTCAACACTTTGTTTGCCATCCTggcattataataataatatataaatataatggcAGTAAATTCTCGCTCGCCCAGGCGCCCAGCATCGTCAGTGATGTCGGtttgggggtttttttttgtgctttttgaaattaaaataaatttggtataatttatttaatgtatattattttaattaattataaataattccttattaaataaattaattaaattatgttatactatattaataaattaattataaatatatcaaaattatataattaaattttatttaaatataattttgaatttccttttgtttttcctgctccctttttttttttttttaactttttggcTATTAGCCAGCACTGGCAGGAGCGCGAGGGGCAGCCATCTTGGCGCCTGTCTTATAACGGTAACCAAGTCAACTCTAGCTCTCCTtccctctctctcgctctctgtgTATGGGTGCGACCGGAAGTGCGGCATATTTTCCGCTTAAAATGCCACAATGTGCTGCAgcttgtgtgtgtctgtggggGAATAGGGAAGGATGCAGGACAAAGAGGAGCCAcacgcatatatatatacatatatataaatatatatatatatatatttttttttattatatttctcttTATTGTCGACGACAACGGCAACGGCGGCTGTCATAAAACTCATGTGAACGCTGGCACACCTCGGTAATCCCGGACTTGCGGCAAAGTCGCAGcaattaaatgctttaaattaatgttaaatgttaaataaaagttacGGCGCCCAATAACCATATTCGGATATTGTCTGTGGCGCATTTAAACCGCAGATTGTCGAGCATTCGTGACGTACTTACACgtggattttatttatttgctgcgagtttttccccttttttgtATATCCTTGTTTTGGGTacttttgatttcttaaatttttcaaatttaaaatgtagattcattaaactattaaaaaatgagcacagaatataataataattgtttaacTGCAACAccttatattattaaaaacaaaataatattaatataaatataaattatattaaatataaaaaaatcaataaataaataattaaaaacaaacaaaaaattaaaattaggtaatacaaaatgaataataaaaaatgaataataaaaaataaataataataacaatacaaaaaaaaatcactcgCTTGActctataattcccaactagtttTAGCAAAATAACACTAATTTACgcaatgaaaaatattaaaacttaaacCCAAGGCAAAAAGTTTTATGTTAAGTATTCAAAGGCCAAATTGAATCGATTCTTAATACTTTGATTGCAAACGTGCCAAAGTtagttagtttagtttttttttttaatttaaaaatcggAATGTGAGTTCTGTTGTTCTGCAGCATTTATCAGAAAATCTCTCAAACTGCATTTTGGCTGCATTTAAGCCATCTAAAGCAGCTTGTTATTTTTCTAGGCAATTAGCAGGGGCCATCCTGGCATTCTGGCATCCTTTTTAATAAGCTACTCTCTGGCTGGCTGGCCCTTGGCTGTTATTTTCTCAAGTTGCAGCCAGAATTCCTGGGATCCCCCTAATCAAATTGTGGTCTCAAAACCAGATTCAGattatctttaaaaacaaaaaatgaaaataacaataaattaataagaaaatactCTGCATAGTTCTCAAGTTAAGAAGTACAATTTACCAGAACTACCAGTGCCCTGATTATTCCAGTATTTCAGGGAAAACTCTGGCTAGGTGAAGGATTTCCCAGTACCAAAAGTCTtgacttaattattttaatattaattgtattcatttatttaatacttttaatttgaaattaaattggtGTAATATTTCCTATTATTTGTATGTAAATAAAAGAAGAGCAATTATGAGTAAGaatctaaatatattaatattaaaaaaatgctataaataaatataagaaaaaaataaaagtagtacatataaatataaattatgaaataatataaataaatattcataaataaataattaataataaagtaatgatttatttttaaatatttatttatagtatttataaattatatttttttataccacttgtatttatatataaattctatattagttttaattgccCTTCTgccaaaatcaattaaaattattttggattaaatatttttgatggTTTGGTTGGCATATTACCTCAAAATATGTGGAGCTAATAAGTGCATTGCGTGGCGCAGGATAACACGCAGAGTaaaagagacagagagagacagatagagagagagatgcTGTCCTGCCGGCAGGACTCTCTGCGGTTATCTGCACTTGCGGCTGGTCGGTCGGTTGGTCGGTGGGTTTTTGCGAAAGTTTTGCTGGCAACTAACTTCGTTTAGCCTGAAAATGAAACTGTACAAATTGTTTACCAAATCCAATTAATTATGGCTCTTCTCTCCGCTCTCCGGTCCCTCCCCgccttgttattgttgctattgttttgcttttgtttttgtttatgtttttgtcCAGGCCATAAGAGTGTCCAATTAGTGCTTTGTGAAAAACATTGACCGTGGTTTTTCGCCGTGCCACTGAAAAAGGATGTGCCAGGGGTCTAAAGGATGTTATTTTTCACTCATTTGTCGCTCATAATTGGCGCCTGTCGCCCCTAGGCATagcaaatatatgtatgtttctaaagttaatatttacgaaaaacatttaaatatattttaaattttttatgacaatttaaaaatagaaacttGGAACcctaaaaacaattaaaagatttaattatagatctaaaaagagtttttaagataatttcaaataaagtttaaattaaaattaaaaaaaagagattttatactgtttaattttaaattaaatttaaattaaattattaatataaataattttatacagttaaaatagaaattaaatgtacattaaactattattattaatatttttatacagttaaatttttaattaaattaaatatcattattaatattagtaCTATTCCTTCTACGGAtcccttgtccttgtccttgccCTTTAATGCGAATACAATTGTCAGCGGAGGTCCTTCTAATTAATTCAATCTCtgttatataatatatacacgATATGTGAGCCGCTATATATTGTCATAGATAATTGCGGCTACATTAGACCGCGTAGTTTACTGGTTTTTGCTTTGATGCGATTCCCTCCCTGGCTTTCCTATAATTATCCTTAAAGGCGCCTCAGCGGTACTGGACTTTGATTTGTGTCCTGACTCAATTACTACTCGTCCTGCCCAAGGAGCAGCCGCCCGCGACATTCGATTCCATTGTGCATTCGCGCACATGTTAATTCGATAAAcgctgtccctgtccctggaTGTATCCAATCCGACAGGAGGACCTCGGTTCGGGCAAGCTGGCAAAAAGCATAATCAACATTGTGGCATgtcaattacaaaaaaaaaagttgcacTCTTTTACCGAAAAGACACACAAATCAATTGTTTAAATTGGGAGTTTTACAGAGAAACTTTTTATCTACCTTTTaagagttttaaattaaaaggtattttttgttttttttttttaacgaaaTTAAAGTTAACATTAAGATCTACAAAGTATATTAGAATATAATAATACCCTAAATTGTTAGagacattttttaatttaaaataaagctgACGAGCTGGAAACATGCTTGAGCatcagaaattaaatttatattaacaaaTATGAAAGACGACAGACtcaaaagttttaaaaatgtaaatacaacTAGTTTGGAAGTTAAGTTATAAAATGTAACATAATATAGATTTGTCTACAACAAATAGAGAACgagagaaaataataaatagagtGAGTTTCGCTCTAAGagttttctctttatttacaattaaaagagagagaaaaatagcAAAGTAGCGAACGAgagagtattttttttttaatttaaaaatacaaaagaaagAAGAGTAGCAAATGAGAGTTGCTGAGAGAGTCGTGTATTTCTTCTCTTCCAATACAACTAAacggagagagagaaaagcaAAGTAGCGAACGAAAGCTTCGTTTCTCTCTGAGAGTTTCTGAGCAAACTTCGCGAAAGAAACTCTGTTCTTCCTGGATTCCAATTCCTCTTCTATAAACCCTCAATCCGCCCTCGCTGCTAGTTCCAAAATGCCGCGTAATTTGGTCGGAAATGCAAATGTGTAAATAAACACGAGGCCGACAGGACGAACGAACACAATAGACCAAAATTATGACTGTCAGAGGCAATCAGTGTGGATATTATTTGATCAAATGCAGCACATATGTATCTCATTAATTATTGACACAAATAATTGATGGaagaatattaataatgaGCTTGAGCGTAGAGGAGGCTTGTGTGTCATCAAATTAGTTgctgttttaattaaaattgcaaatgCCGAGGGcgcaaaaaatattaaaaaaatactaataaataaattgtaaccAGACAAGCAAGGCCTGTGTATTGTCAGCTTATTAATTTTCAGCtaaagttattattattttttctattgtacaatataatacaatttaatgTGGAATTGAGGCATGCTGTGGCCTTTCAGTCAATATTGGACTTTCGTTTGTATTTTCCCTTGTTTGTGTGTTGCACGTTCCTTTGATTTTTGTtctcaaataattaataaaattttgctTGTTAATTCCAAACTCTTGCAAAATGTCTCAGAGTCGCATTAATGTGTTTGTGCCACCGATCAACAATTTTCCTGAGCTCATACTGGGCGGCTATGCGCTGAAGGATCGCGTACAGGTTCTGCCCCAGGGTCAGGGGCAGGGTCAGAACCAGGGCCAAAGGAGCAAGTCCAAGCCAAGTTCCACCGAGCCCCTCGAAGAGCGGGAGCTGCAATATCTATACGTTATTGATAGCCAAGGCCGCCTCCTAGAGCACATGCGCTACTCTGGCGACTATCGTGTGGCCCTCAGGGAGGCCTTCGCCTCGGAGAATATAGTACCTAGCAAGATCGCGCTGAATTCGCAAGCCCAGTCGGATCTGAAGAGAGAGCCATCGACCTCCAATACCGTACTGACCCAGACTCAGACTCAGTTCCAGTTCAAGTtacagtcccagtcccagtctcaGGCCCAGGAGTTGCAGTGATCACAAGAAGGAAGATGACCGAAGAACGATGGACATAgtttattattcaaattgatcagtaaatacaaaatctaGTTTCAAATCGGAAACATTtgcttaaaactatttttttaggTAGTTCTTTTAGTTCTGtttatatcttatagctgccatagaagcgatcggtaaatgtataaaatatataaagctgggaatgtaaaactgtaactgtcaaactgtaaacataatatgtataggtaaaatgtaatgaaactctgttttgtgagtgttttcagcatttaaatctataatataaacatcgaaaccaatctgcaagggtatacaaacttcggcgtgccgaagttagcttccgttcttgtttttattaaagtcttttataattttttttcggctACACATTTTCTCCCAATACAGCAGATATATACAGATGTTATTggcatttatattatttacttgCTGGTCATAAcaaatcttcttcttcttttctgAATGGAAAACGAATTGCATTTGCATGGGCATATGTTGCGCCTGTAAAATGTATTTGCATTCGGCTTGTGCATCTGCATCTATTACGGATATATTGTATCCTGTAGCCCGTATCCTGTGGCCTTTAgcctgtatatatattttgtgcgAGTGACTGTGGTGCATAATGGGCATTTGGCAGACGGTTTTTATGACCCCAGATCAGGTTTTAATGCATTTACAATATATGGTTGTCTTATTTGCTGAAGGGCCAATGGATAGAGAGGGAAAGGGATCAAGGATATATAGGGATTTCCGTAGTTTTTACTAAGAATATTTTACTGGGAGTATTTTCCCGTTAATATAAATGTTTGTGttgcatttttttaaggtttattatagaacaaaaatagtatttttaactcaattttttgttaatcaattaatatgtgattaatttttctttggttcaataatttattatactaagaagttatatttttaaatatataatatttaatataataccTTGAttggctttaaaatatataatatcctATGTTTTCGCTTATataatacatattatatttatttaaattataaacccAAGACAGAATAAGGACTCTTTGCTCCTTGCCAACTGATTTTGCATTCTTTCCTCCCCTTTTTTAAGGGcatcattttttttctgcaACATCCTTTCTATCCAGGCATCCCCCCTCTATTCCCCATCCCCCATCAACCTATCAAGTGTTGTGTAACCTATCCAATTAGGCGGCAAAACTGGACCGTTTCCAGTTCAGTTGGCTCAGGTGTTTACGTGGCTCGTTTCCCGATTCAACACATGCGGCTAACAATTGGCTGTCATGGCAATGAGAATGCTTCACGTACTATTTTCCGATGCATTCCCTTACTTACCAGTTCCCAGTTCCCAAGCCTAATCGCAGATCCACTCCCTTTCCCCCAATTCCAAGTCCCATTTTGTTTAGTGACCCTCCAAGGGGACACACACTTTGACCTGTTGCCAAGGCGTGGGTACACACATAAAATTGAACATAATACCCCGGACGGGGGAACCCAGAGCGGATGCAGAAAGTCGTAAAATTATGGCCAACGGGTCGGATGTGTAATGCGAGTTGCGTGTTGCAACTGCAGTCTAAGGCCAAAGGGAGGCTGCTCCAGGATACGTAAAATCCTTAATGAGTCTGCAATTACATCTTTTtagttgtattattttaaatttgtttaggaaaatttttaaaaaattgaataatttataatatttcattttttataggTAATTTATTAAGTTATTAATCAGGGGAGTAATTTAGCAAAGTTTAAGATTGTTAAACAAggtttataatattatattctttttagATAAGAAGTATTAATACtcaaaaaatactttaagcTGAGacatcatttaattttaatatttttaatcgataatgtattttgttttattattttttattcatttctaTATAAGTTATTAAaggaataaatcaaattaaaaaatataataattaaaatataataaagacatttaaaataaacaaatttttaaaataaaaaattcaaacattttaaatctaTTGATATAAATATCGCTAGACTTTTTAAAGCTATCAAAGCTGCCttcaacaaattttaaaaaattcaaaccaattttaagttttaattcaactaattttttcgataatatttttcaaatattttgtataaattatcGATTTATTGCAGCAGCAAATATCGATAAAGTCCACATGAATCGATGTTTTTTTAGCAACCTGTtcaaactttaataaattatatttaaaatatatattcttacaAATCGCAGCAAAACTCTGTCAAAGTTATGGCCAAATTTCCTTGAAAGAAGTCTTCCTCCGAAGCCAAAGACTTCCACGCTGAGATTCGGCGATTGCCCCGCCAAAATCCACCACCGATCCGCTGAATGCCACTGACCAATCACGGCGGAGACGAGACCGCTCCGCCGCTATTTCGATGCCTTTGCCTTCGCCTTCGCGTCTGGGGCATGCGCTGAATGTCCCCTCAACAACGGCAAACGAAACTGTGTCCTTGGTGGTTCGGGGCCTTGCTCCTGGCTCTCCTGTGGCTCAAGGCTAACCTGTTGACCAAATGCATATTGCGCATTCGCCCCGTACGGCGCTTGAGTCCAACAGGTAAGCCGCTGGCGTAGGCGTTGCAGCAGCAACGCATCcttactcctcctcctcctcctcctcctcctcctcctccccccctCCCCTTCCGGCAGGTGTCTCTGTCTGCCGCATCTTCAATCGCTCGCCAATCGAAATGATCAGACATCCGATGTCCGCCGACGCGATGGAAGCAGGCAGTAGCCTTCAGCTGGGCCTATTCAGCGATTGATGGGACATAGTCCTAGCAGGcagataatatatatgtatatatgtctatacgtatcgatatttttaaatattgcaatatatgcGCGATAAAACGAtattctattaaaaatatcaaggcAAACCTTATATTtagaataatttaaatatgttggaatagtaattattttgataatatatttttctatatacaAGACTTTCCTGTCCTgtcgatatatatatgaaatataatatatgggcatttccacagAAATGTCAACCGcggccaaaaaactaaaacttctctaaaatgtttttttccaACATAGTAACATTAGGAAAAGGtcaattgattaaatttgaagggctttatcatattctaaacaaatttcgaaatattcgaatgcatattcgcgcaaacacgatttttcattattttgatgaaaaacatcataaaaatgggcctgttttcttttgataattaCATCCAAACCGATGCATTATGCTTTGACTGTTGTTTACTAACATCACaagaagaatgcaaaaagtcgaaataaaatggatatatgatcttctaatttacttaaatagtaaaaaattaCATGCAAAGTATGATGATTAAAACTGTCGCGTGCGACCTTTCGCGTGCGacactttattaaaattaaataaaaaataaactacgctAAATTTCTGATTGTAAATAAAAGCATATGAAAATGACATTATCgcataacattttaatatttgttacattaaaatattcccAGCCGTTTCGCTAAAATAGTGAGAGTACTAAACTTTTGTtgtggatatatatttaatcatTATTGTCtgataatattaatatttaaaaataaaatatatatttatatagtgaGAGTACTAAACTTTTGTtgtggatatatatttaatcatTATTGTCtgataatattaatatttaaaaataaaatatatttttttttttttcatttatcaaACCAAACGACATTTTCGTTGTAATATGATGTGGACCCAACTTTcccttttaataatttataaataatactaatattACGGTAATGATATTTCCGAATTGTGACCAAGTGACTGATTATATAGATATTTCTATCGTTTAGTACTATTCTTTAGATATTTCCAAATTCGTGATATCAAACTTGACGATTTATTCGATATAATATGGATACTGCCtaataatatcgatattttaacgtAAAGTACAATTAATTTCGATATTTCcattttcgatattttcgaaACGTCAAACTTTATGATATCTttgatataatatataatatcaaACTAAACATTGATTATATCCGATTTATAataatgcttttttttttattttttatttttttataatttcagattctttaaaattcgaaaaattaatttttcgaaTAATTTCAATATGATATTGAGGGTATCCGGACTTTTCCCTTC
It encodes:
- the LOC108079374 gene encoding uncharacterized protein, coding for MSQSRINVFVPPINNFPELILGGYALKDRVQVLPQGQGQGQNQGQRSKSKPSSTEPLEERELQYLYVIDSQGRLLEHMRYSGDYRVALREAFASENIVPSKIALNSQAQSDLKREPSTSNTVLTQTQTQFQFKLQSQSQSQAQELQ